TGAGTAGGTGCACTATTTGCGATCGACTCCTGAGCAGTATCTTCTGATACTCCTAGGTCTTGGGTTTGGGCGATTTCTTCAACTTCAAAGGTTTCAGGTTTGTAACCTTCACCAATGGCATCACTTGCTTGCTCATTGATTACTGGACGCAGCGGGATTTCAGTGAACTCTTCGATTTCTCGTTGTTTCTTGCCATCGAGTAAGTCAGGCAAAAATATCACCCCAAGCGCCACGATAACGACGGTTCCCACTAATCGGTTTTGAAATTGAGCAGACAAATGTTTATTCCCTTTGTAAAATTTTGCTAAAGCCAGCCACAGTGTAAAATGAGCCAAAAACAATTACCACATCATCTGCAGTTATATTTACACTTATGCTCTGCCACGCTTGGCTAATTGAATCAAACTGATAAGACACGGACTTAGCTGAATTATTGGTTGAACTCACCGGCAACTGATTTGCTAACGTTTGCGCATCTAAGCCACGATCAACATCTAAGCTTGTAAAATACCATTCATTAACTGTGCCGTTAAGCTCGCTAAGTACAGCGGATGCATCCTTATCTTTTAACATGCCACACAAAGCAATAATGCGAGCAGGTTTATATTGTTGCAATTGAGATGCTAAATACTTTGCGGCATGGGGATTATGAGCAACATCGACTAGTACAACAGGTTTATCTAACACTTGCTCTAATCGCCCTGACAAGCTCGCTGTTGCGATGCCAGTGGTAATATCAGCAGCACTAATTGCTGGCCATGTTTGTTCAATGACGGCAATGGCAGTCGCAGCATTAGCTAAGGGTAGTTTAGGTAAGCTCAGTTTATTGATGGCGCACTTGTTGCCACTGAATTGCCATTTATCGCCATTAAGGTGATAGCTAAAGTCTTTATTAACTCGATATACCTTAGCGTTAATTTCAGCGGCATATTCAAGTACTGTACTTGGCAAGTCAGGCTCACCAATCACGGCTAAACAGTTTTCGCGAAATATGCCAGCTTTCTCGCGGCCCACTAACTCACGGGTATCGCCAAGATATTCTTGATGGTCGATATCAATTGAGGTAATGACAGTGACATCTGCATCGATAATATTAGTGGCATCTAAGCGTCCACCTAAACCCACTTCAAGTAACACCACATCAGGTTGAGTCTGCTTAAATATATACAGCCCTGCTAAGGTGGCATATTCAAAGAAGCTTAATGAGATTTCGGTTTGTTGACTTTGTGTTCTGGCACTTTCAATCGCAATAAAAGCTTCGATTAACTGTTCATCAGAAACATCTTGATGATTCAATCGAACTCGCTCATTAAAGTTAATTAAGTGAGGAGAGCTATACACGCCTACGGTTTTACCCGCTTGCAGTAATACGGACTCAATCATGGCGCAGGTCGTCCCTTTGCCATTAGTGCCTGCAACAGTAACAACCTGAGAGTCGAGATTTAGTACATTTAAGCGCAGAGCCACCTCAGTGACACGGGTTAAGCCCATTTCAATTTCAGTTGGGTGAATAGACAATAAATAATCTAACCACTGAGATAAACTTGCACCTTTTTTTGGCGCCTTGATAGCCTGACTATCATTTTCACAACTGGCATTTACTGAAGTCATGTTATTCCTTAACTCAACAAGTCTGATTTATCCAAGGTTTAACTCGTAAAACCGAGTTACTTAATCGAGCATAAATAATGGCCCCATAGGCGGCTTAGGTAATTGATATTGCTCCGGGTAAGTCACATCCACTAGATATAGGCCATTTGGCTTTGATGTTGGCGCAGCATACTTTCTATCTTTTAAGGCAAGTAGCTCATTGACCCATTCTACTTTTTGATTTGACTGACCAATTTCAATTAGGGTGCCGACAATATTTCGTACCATATGGTGTAAAAAAGCATTGGCTTTAATATCAATCATAATGAATCGCCCTTGGCGAGTAACATTAACAAATTCGATGGTTCTCACAGGGCTGTGAGCCTGACATTGCAGGGCTCGGAAACTGGTAAAGTCGTGTTCGCCGACAAACAGCTGCGCACCTTGATGCATCAATTCATGATCAAGTTCGTAGTGATAATGACTTAAGCCATTGCGTAAAATGCCCGGTCTAAATTCACTGTTATCAATAATATAACGATATCTACGGGCAGTAGCGGAAAAGCGAGCGTGGAACGTATCGTCCACTTCCTTTGCCCAGCGAATCGCAATATCATCAGGTAGTTTGGCATTTACACCTAAGGTCCAAGCGGACATTTGGCGAGTAGACTGAGTGTCAAAATGCACCACTTGGCCTGTACCGTGAACCCCTGAGTCGGTTCTGCCAGCGCAAATTATCTCAATGGGTTCATTGGCTATTGATGATAAAGCGGCCTCGATTCTTGCCTGTACAGAAACAACTTCTTTCTGTCGCTGCCAACCGAAGTATTGACTACCATCATATTCGACACCTAACGCCACACGCATTGAAATAACCCTCAAATTTTAAGAGCGCGCATTTTAGCACAAAAAAAACGGCGCATGCATGCTGCGCCGTTTGATCATTTTTATTGCTTAGTTAACACACTATATTCGTTGTTTATTAGCTCATATTATCAAGCAGTTTACCCGCTTCTGTTTGTTGACGTTCGTTGCCGTCAATTTGAACTTCTTTCAAAATCGCTTTGGCGGCATCTTCATCTTCGATTTCGATGTAAGCGCGAGCTAAATCTAACTTGGCATTGACAGAGTTCTCTTCATCATCAACATCAATCATTTCAGCATTGCCGATTAGGGAGTTAACCTCTCCCATATCCACATCGACATCTTTATATTGATCACTTAAGTCGATGTCCTCATCGGCATCGTTAAGTAATTTATCAATATCAATAAAGCCATTCTCTTGCTCAAACGTATCAAGTATTGCCTCAGAAGGCGCTGCTGAACTATCGGACTGTTCTGATTCAGTTTTAGTTGATTCACTTACTGTAAGGCCTTCTTGGGCATCTAATGCCGCTAAAGCTTCATCTACGGTTAAATTATCATCAACTAATTGATAACTATCATCATCGTTACTGATACTGTCAGTTTGCTCTGCAGCAGGATGGTTAGAAGCTTGCTGGAATAAATCCGCTTCCCAGTCCAAAGCTGGCGATTCGGATTTCTTAGACTTTAAATCATCGAAGAAGCCTGAGTCTTTAGTTGCAATTTCGGTGTCTGGCTGTTCTTCAACATTCAATTCGACATTTAATTCGCTGTCTTCAGAATCTGCTACTGAAAGCTCAGATAACATAGCGTCAAACTCCTGCTCTGAAACAGTAGTTTGTTCTTGATCTTCTTGTGTTGAGTCTAATTCTGTTGCAAAGCTCTGCTCTGGCACCAGAGTTTCATCATTTGAAAATAGTGGCACTTCTTCGTCAGCGATTTTATCGACATCAAAATCTGCTAACAGGGCATCAAGCTCATCAATATCTGAATCTTGTTCTTCATTACTTTGTTGCGAAACTTTATCTTGCTGCTCTGCTGCAAGCAATTCAGTGACCAGCAGATCTTCTTGAGGCTCAGTTTCTTTTTCTGATTGCAATTCAGAAGGCGAATCATCTTGCATATCCAATGAAGACTCATCACCTGGCGCAAACTTAAGATCTGTCTCATTTGAGTCTGTAACATCTAGGTCTGTAACATCTAAGTCAGCTAACAATTCATCTAAATCGGCAGCTTCGTTATCAGTATTTTCTAATTTTGATGAGAATTGCTCTGGTTGCTCTTGTTCAATATCTGCAATGATGTTGTCGATTTCGAAATCAGTATTGGTATCAAAATTGGCTTCATCTTTTTCGGTTTCTGAACCAGTCGATTCTAACTCTGAAAGTAGCGAGTCGATGTCGCCATTATCTGATTCAATTTCAAGTTCAGACTCTATTTCTTCAAGTTCTGCACTCAATACCTGCTCAACATCAAGACCTTCATTGCTTAATGGAGCGAACTCTTTCTCTGGATCAACTTCAGCGATAAGCTCATCAATATTCGCCGTTTCATCTAGGCTGACTGAAACATCATTTTCTAATTCGGCGGCAATTTCTGCGGTAAAATCATGTTCATCTTCCGTAGGTGCGTCAATGGAGGCTAAAAGCGCATCCAAGTCATCTTCATCCGAAGTCGTTTCTGCTTGTTCAGATGCTGACTCTGTCTCAATTTCAGCCTCTAAAGCTAAATCAGCATCAGTTGAAATCTCATCTGGTAAATCAAAGTCAGCTAATAAGCTATCAATATCATCTTGGGTATCTGTCGCTAGAGCTTCTGTGACTTGAGCTTCTGTGGCTTGAGCCGCTAGTTCTGGCGCTGCAGGCTCATCTTCTGTTGTTAAGACTTCTGAATCTGTCTCTGCTGGTATATCAAATCCAGCTAACAGGCTATCAATATCATCTTGTGGGTCGGCAGCAGGAGTGTCACTTTCCAGCGATTGAATATCACTAGAGTCAGTTTCTTCAGGTAAATCAAAGTCAGCCAATAGACTGTCGATATCATTTTGTGGATTGCTATCTTCTGTTGCATCAATGTTTGACTCCGAACTTGAATCTAAACTTGCTGCAGAGTCAGGCTCTGGTTCGTCAAAGCCAGCTAATAAGCTGTCTAAATCATCGGTGTCTGATGCTGTTTCTTGTTCTGCAGCGGTATCTTCAGATTCAACTGGCGAGTCTAAACCTTCAAGTAAACTATCAAGGTCATCTTCATCAGCTTCAAGAGGTTGTAAATCTTCCTCTTGCTCTTCCATAGCTTCAGCCCATAGATCATCTAACGATGTTCCTTCAGCCTCTTCTTCAGTCGTTTGGGCATCTTCGGTGATGTACATATCAGCATCGGATGATTCATCCAAGCTTAGTTCTTCAGTGGCTGTAGTTTCTAAATCAAGCAAATCGTCGATGCTGTCGGTTGACGCTTCATCTTCATCTAAATGAATGGCTAAGTTTTCAATATCATCCACTTCTGCTTCAGGTTCAAAAGCCTCCTGTTCCATCTCTTGCTCTGCTGAAGTTTCAGCTTCATTCAATGCATTGTTCTTACGGCGCATTAGCCAAAATATCAACAAGAAAATAATGACTAAAGGTAGCGCAGCAACCAGTGCTAACAACATCATATTGTCTGAAATTGAACGCCAGAAATCAGTCGGTTCTTCTACCACCTCAGGTTTATTATTCTGCTCCACTAACTGCTGATGAGTCGTCTCTAACCCTTGGTATTTTTCAGTGAGTAACTGAAAGTCTTCTTGCATCGCTGATAGCTGCAAAGTTAACTCTTGGATCTTAGCTTTTAGTGCAGTGTTGTCTGCATCTTTCACCATTAACATATCTTCTGCACGCGCAAGCTCGTCAGTTAATGACAAGGTCTTAGTTTGTGCATCTTCTAATTTAACAGTTAACTCATCAATTTGAGGCTGGCTTTTAGCTGCGGCTTGTTTTGCTAAGTCTGTTGCCGTGGGTTGCTTTGTCTCAGCCACTATTTGTAATGGCTTTTGCGGCGATGGTTGATTAGCTACCGACGGGTTATTTGTTGAAGGAATCGCTGGAGGTGTTGTTGATGTAGCACGTTGATTCGCATTAGGAAGACGTTTATCGTTATTTTCCGCCCTTGTTTTAGCTTCTGAACGACTAACTTGTGCCATAACATCAGCAGATGGCACTAGTAGCGTCATGCCGCGTTCTAATGAATTGTAATTATTACTGCTAAAAGCATGAGGGTTCGCGTCAAATAATGCCGCCATCACTTGATATACGGAGATATTTTGATTGGGTCTTACTTTTTGAGCAATGCTCCAAAAGGTATCAGCTGAGGTTGTTGGGCCATATTGACGAGCTGGCGCGGAGCTGACCTCACCATTTGGACCGGTAATTTTGAGCGTTTCTGCATGGGCAGGCTCGATAAAATGAGAAGCAGAAACAACGGCCATTGCACAGGCCATAATGCCAACAAAATAAGAGGTACGAAAAATCATCAATCTTTCCCTTTGAGCGCGATCGAGTTGTCTTCGTGACAACTGGCTTTAGGTCATTTATTTTTATTAATTAAGACTATAAACCAGAT
This window of the Shewanella goraebulensis genome carries:
- the folC gene encoding bifunctional tetrahydrofolate synthase/dihydrofolate synthase yields the protein MTSVNASCENDSQAIKAPKKGASLSQWLDYLLSIHPTEIEMGLTRVTEVALRLNVLNLDSQVVTVAGTNGKGTTCAMIESVLLQAGKTVGVYSSPHLINFNERVRLNHQDVSDEQLIEAFIAIESARTQSQQTEISLSFFEYATLAGLYIFKQTQPDVVLLEVGLGGRLDATNIIDADVTVITSIDIDHQEYLGDTRELVGREKAGIFRENCLAVIGEPDLPSTVLEYAAEINAKVYRVNKDFSYHLNGDKWQFSGNKCAINKLSLPKLPLANAATAIAVIEQTWPAISAADITTGIATASLSGRLEQVLDKPVVLVDVAHNPHAAKYLASQLQQYKPARIIALCGMLKDKDASAVLSELNGTVNEWYFTSLDVDRGLDAQTLANQLPVSSTNNSAKSVSYQFDSISQAWQSISVNITADDVVIVFGSFYTVAGFSKILQRE
- the truA gene encoding tRNA pseudouridine(38-40) synthase TruA, coding for MRVALGVEYDGSQYFGWQRQKEVVSVQARIEAALSSIANEPIEIICAGRTDSGVHGTGQVVHFDTQSTRQMSAWTLGVNAKLPDDIAIRWAKEVDDTFHARFSATARRYRYIIDNSEFRPGILRNGLSHYHYELDHELMHQGAQLFVGEHDFTSFRALQCQAHSPVRTIEFVNVTRQGRFIMIDIKANAFLHHMVRNIVGTLIEIGQSNQKVEWVNELLALKDRKYAAPTSKPNGLYLVDVTYPEQYQLPKPPMGPLFMLD
- a CDS encoding FimV/HubP family polar landmark protein → MIFRTSYFVGIMACAMAVVSASHFIEPAHAETLKITGPNGEVSSAPARQYGPTTSADTFWSIAQKVRPNQNISVYQVMAALFDANPHAFSSNNYNSLERGMTLLVPSADVMAQVSRSEAKTRAENNDKRLPNANQRATSTTPPAIPSTNNPSVANQPSPQKPLQIVAETKQPTATDLAKQAAAKSQPQIDELTVKLEDAQTKTLSLTDELARAEDMLMVKDADNTALKAKIQELTLQLSAMQEDFQLLTEKYQGLETTHQQLVEQNNKPEVVEEPTDFWRSISDNMMLLALVAALPLVIIFLLIFWLMRRKNNALNEAETSAEQEMEQEAFEPEAEVDDIENLAIHLDEDEASTDSIDDLLDLETTATEELSLDESSDADMYITEDAQTTEEEAEGTSLDDLWAEAMEEQEEDLQPLEADEDDLDSLLEGLDSPVESEDTAAEQETASDTDDLDSLLAGFDEPEPDSAASLDSSSESNIDATEDSNPQNDIDSLLADFDLPEETDSSDIQSLESDTPAADPQDDIDSLLAGFDIPAETDSEVLTTEDEPAAPELAAQATEAQVTEALATDTQDDIDSLLADFDLPDEISTDADLALEAEIETESASEQAETTSDEDDLDALLASIDAPTEDEHDFTAEIAAELENDVSVSLDETANIDELIAEVDPEKEFAPLSNEGLDVEQVLSAELEEIESELEIESDNGDIDSLLSELESTGSETEKDEANFDTNTDFEIDNIIADIEQEQPEQFSSKLENTDNEAADLDELLADLDVTDLDVTDSNETDLKFAPGDESSLDMQDDSPSELQSEKETEPQEDLLVTELLAAEQQDKVSQQSNEEQDSDIDELDALLADFDVDKIADEEVPLFSNDETLVPEQSFATELDSTQEDQEQTTVSEQEFDAMLSELSVADSEDSELNVELNVEEQPDTEIATKDSGFFDDLKSKKSESPALDWEADLFQQASNHPAAEQTDSISNDDDSYQLVDDNLTVDEALAALDAQEGLTVSESTKTESEQSDSSAAPSEAILDTFEQENGFIDIDKLLNDADEDIDLSDQYKDVDVDMGEVNSLIGNAEMIDVDDEENSVNAKLDLARAYIEIEDEDAAKAILKEVQIDGNERQQTEAGKLLDNMS